From the genome of Verrucomicrobiota bacterium:
GGAGGATATTCTCCTTCGTCGCGCCTCGCCATCCGGCCTTTGGCGCGAAAACAGGACCCCGCGGAATTTTCGGACACGCTCTAACTCGGCAAATTCTCGGTGCAGCGATGAAGGTCTTGAACGAACTGCGGCCAGAACTCGACGAGAAGATCTATGAAAACGCGCTGGTGATCGAACTGCGCGGCCTGGGTTTCCAGATCGAGCAACAGAAGCGATTTCCCGTGCGGTATCGCGGGCAACTCGTCGGAACGCTCATCCCAGACCTGATCGTGGACGGCAAAGTCATTGTCGATCCGAAGGTGATTTCGGCATTCGCGGACGATCATCTCGCGAAGATGCTGGGTTACTTGGCGATCACGGGATTGGAATTGGCCATTCTGCTGAATTTCAAATTTGCACGATTGCACTGGAAGCGAGTCGTGCGCTCCCTCAAAGGAGCCACATAACTCACGGCAGCGTTGCGCTTTGGCAAAGGAGGGCCGAATCCAGGCCTTCTCCGGTAACCGAGAAACCGCGGAGATCGCAGATTCCGCGGAGAGTTCGATGAGGAGATCGGCGTGTTTATCCGCGGCCATCCGCGCTATCCGCGGTTATCTGTTTTGTGTTGATAGCTCGCTCGACTCCGCGCGCGGCATTTCATTCTTGACGGAGAATCATTCCGCTCAAGACTGGCGCGCATGCCCGACCCATCGAAGTTCACGTGGCGCTTTGTCTCCTTCGACGAAACCGAGCGCGAGGAGGTCCCTGGACGCATTCATCACTGGTACTGCAAGCCCGGCATGGTGAAGCATACCGATCTCCTTTTCGTCCGCGCCCATTTGCATCCGGGCCAGGCGCACAAATTCCACTTTCACCCGAAGATGGAAGAAATCCTCTACGTCCTGTCCGGCACGGCGGAGCAGTGGGTGGAGAAGGAAAAGAGGATCATGCGGCCGGGCGACTCCCTTTACTTGCCCGCCGGCGTCATTCACGGCACTTACAACACCGGCGGGACATTGCTCGACTTTCTCGCGGTGCTCTCGCCAGCGAGCAGCGGCGAGCCGATCACCGTCGAAGTGGGCGATCAGGAGCCTTGGAAATCGCTGCGCGCGTAAGCAGTTCCCGGCTTCGAGTTCCAAGTTCAACCGGACGGAAGACTTGCAGCGCATCCACGAGTTGTCGGCGTCCCGTAGCGCAGATTTGAAATCTGCTGCATCGGATTGCATCCTGCGGGACGTCGGTGGGCCAGTTGCGCCAAGAACTAGCGGCGCGCTGCCGATTGCAAATCGGCGATACGGCAGAGTGCAACTCTGCGCTACAAAAACAGAAGTGCGGACAACCGCACTGGAAGATTTGGAACCTGAAACTCGAAACTTGAAACTCGAAACTTGAAGACGCTGCACCTCTACCTCACGCGCCAGGTTGTTTCGACCTTGCTCATGACGGTCGCGGTGTTCACGTTCGTGTTGCTGCTGGGGAGTGTTCTGAAAGAAATCCTGGCGCTGCTGGTCAATCGCCAGGCCACGCCGGGCCTGGTGCTCCAGGCCGTCGCGTTGCTGATCCCGTTTGTGCTGGCGTTCGCGCTGCCGATGGGGATGCTCACGGCCACGTTGCTGGTGTTTGGCCGTTTCAGCGCGGATCAGGAATTGACCGCCGTGCGCGCCGGCGGGGTCAGCCTGGTTTCGCTCATCACCCCCATTCTTCTCCTGAGCGCAGGAATGAGTGTGATTTGCGGCCTCATGAATCTGGAAATCGCGCCCCAGTGCCGCGTGGCTTACAAGAACCTGCTCTTCCGTGCGGGCGTGGAGCAATCTTCGATGCACCTGCCCGAGGATCGCTTTGTGGATGATATCCCCGGCTGCATCATTTACGTCCGCAAACGCGAAGGCAACGACCTGCGTGACGTCCGGTTTTACCGGATCGAAGGCGACCAAATCGTCACGCGCGTCAGCGCTGAACGCGGCAAGATCATCGTGGACCAGGCGGCGGCCAAAATGCGGTTGCTCCTGGAGAACACCATCGTCGAACAACGAATCTCCCGCGAAAAGCAGCCCAAGGACTCGCTGCCCCTGGAAGACGAAACGGTCACGGACGCGAACGGCGTCGCGCATCGAAGACTGCTTAAGCCTTTGTGGAGGACCTCGCCTTTTCCGGAAAGCAAATCTGCGCAACACGAGTGGAAATCCTTGCTTCAGGATTCGTTCGAGCCCGAGCCGCTCGACCTCAAACGCGATGCGCAAACGCAGCGAAAACCGAAGTTGAGCGAGCTGAGTTTTTCGCAATTGCGCTCGGAAGTTCACAAGTTGGAAACCCAAGGCGTGGACACGACTCCGGCCATCGTGCAACTGCACCGGCAGATTGCTTTCTCCTTCGCCAGCCTGGGGTTCGCCTTGATCGGCATCCCGCTGGGCATTCGCGCGCACCGCCGGGAAACATCTGTCGGCGTGGCCCTGGCGCTGATTCTCGTGTTGATTTACTACAGCTTCTTTGTGCTGGGACAAGCGTGGCAGGCGCGTCCGGAGTTCGCGCCGCACCTGATTCTCTGGCTGCCGAACTTCTTGTTCCAAGCCGTCGGCGCCGTCCTGCTCTGGCGGGCGAACCGGGTGGGGTGAGCCAAAGTTCAAGGTTCAAGGTTCAAGGTTCAAAGTTCGAGGTTCGATGTGCGTTGTCGAAGTTGGCTCCTGCTCTGTCCCAGGAGTGCGAGAAACGCCAATCGCGGTCGCCAGGGCTTCTCCCCCCGAACTGTTTTCGCGTTTTCGCGCCTTTGTCGCAGACCCTCCCAAACGAGGGCGCACCCACGCATGACCGTTTACCGCACCACGGATGGCCTTTCCAGCGACCTCGCCAGCGCGCTGCACGAAGAATCGGACGGCACGCTTCAACCCTCCAGCTTGACTCACCTGCAATTTCGATTTTCTCTGGCCGCGCAGCCACGCGTATGAACAAAGAAATCCTCGCCATCCTGATCTTCGGCTTCACTTACGTCCTGATCAGCGGACGGCGGCTCAAGATTCTGCCGCTGAACCGGCCCGCCGCGGCGCTGCTCGGATCGGTGTTGATGGTGGCCGCCGGGGTCATGACGCCGGAGCAAGCATATCGGGCCGTCGATTACGACACGCTCGTCCTGCTGCTGGGGATGATGCTGATTTCCGCTTACCTTTTCCTGGCCGGCTTTTTCGATTGGGCGGCGGACTGGATCTTGCGCAAAGCTGAAACTCCTCAGTCCTTGCTCCTTTATTTGATCCTGGCGTCCGGGATTCTCTCGGCGCTGCTGGTCAATGACACGATTTGTTTGATGCTGACGCCGCTCGTCGTGGCGGTGATGGTGCGCGGGAAGCTCCCGCTTGCTCCGTATCTGCTGGCGCTCTCGATGAGTGCCAATCTCGGCAGCGTGGCGACGCTGGTGGGAAATCCGCAAAACATGATTATCGGCCACCTTTCCCGCATTCCGTTCGTGCGCTTCTCACTGGCGCTCGTCCCGGTGGCGATCGTCGGACTGGTCATCCAGTACGCGGTGCTTCGAATCGGGTTCCGCAGCGTCTTGGACGGGGCAGTGATCCACCGGCCGCAGGAAGGCGCACGGCCGGTGAATCGCGGGTTGCTGGCCCTGGCTTTCGCCGTGCTGGCGCTAGTCTTTGCCGGATTTGTCGCCGGCCTCAATTTGGCGTGGACCGCGCTGGCGGGAGGCGCGCTGATCATGGTTCTGGCGCGACGGGACACGCATGAGGTGCTGAAACTCGTAGACTGGCACCTCCTGGTCTTCTTCGCGGCGCTGTTCGTTGTTGTCGAGGCGCTCAACGGGACAGGATTGCCGGAGCAAATCTACGAGCGGGTGCGCGGAATTTTCGGAGTGAGCTCGACGGCGCAGGCCTGGAATCTGGCCTGGTTCTCGGCGCTCGGCTCAAATATTTTTTCCAACGTCCCGTTCGTTCTTGTGGCCGGAAAGTGGATCAACAATTTCGCGCAACCGGAATTGATGTGGAAAGTGCTGGCGCTGGCGACGACTTACGCCGGAAACCTCACCATCCTGGGATCGGTCGCCAACATCATCGTTGTGGAATCTGCCCGCGGCCAAGTGGAGATCGGCTTCTGGGACTACGCCAAATTCGGCATTCCCGTCACGATTCTGACGACGGTCGTGGGGATGGCGCTGCTCCTGGCCCTCTCATAGTAACAAGAGAGGGATTCAGCCGAGCCTGGATTCGGGCAGTTCTTCCCATGAACTTGGTAGGGCGAGCCTGGCCGCAGCGAGCCGCGTCGGACGTGTTCCACGCACGTCGAGCGGCTCGCCGGGGACGGACTCGCCCTACCGGGTTCAAGGGCCGTAAGCAGGTTCGTAAGGCACGTTGGATCCCCACGAAACACGCGAAAAACCAAGGCAGGTTTGGCCAGCATCGCCATCCACCGCGCCGGCAGGGATGCCAGGCGCTCCCAAGGCTGCGACGGCAGCGCAGCCCTACCGCATCAAAGGATCCCCGGCATGCTTCTGCGGCGATGAAGCAGCGGGAAATATCCGAGCCAAAGCTTCGGCGAGGCGCTGATATTGCGGGAGTGAATTGTAGAGTTGTGCCGAAACGCGCAGCAATCGCTTCGGCGGCGCCGGCCAGGGAATGATCGGGACCTCGATTGCGTGCTCGAGGCGGAGTTTGTCCTGGTCTGAATCGGAATAAAGAGGCGAGCGCGGCGGCTGGGCACCGGCCGCGTCGGGAATGGGGAAGGAAGCCAGCGATCCAACCATTTCGTCCGGACACGGAGATTCGATGTTAAGCGCGCGGCAGAGGATCCTTCGCGCGTCCAGGACAAGTTCGCGGTTCCGCTTCATCACTTCGGGCCATCCGCCGGGCAAAAGGTCTCCCACGCAGCGCACCGCTTCAGGCACCGACAAGAACGGCGAAGGATCCCATGTGCCGGTCCAGCCAAATTCGATCAGGAAGCGCGAGCGATCCGTTCGCGATGAATTCGCGCCGTGACTGATGGAGAGTGGCCGAATCACCTTTTGCAGGCCGCGCCGGACCCAGAGAAAGCCCGCGCCCTTTGGAGCACAGAGCCATTTGTGGCAGTTGCCTGTGTAACAGGCCGCGCCGATAGAACGGAGATTCAGCGGAATCATTCCCGGCGCATGGGCGCCATCGATCAAAGTTTCGATTCCGCGCTCCGCCAGCTTGGTCACGAGCTGCTCGATCGGAAACACCAACCCGGTCTGGCTGCTCA
Proteins encoded in this window:
- a CDS encoding GxxExxY protein, with translation MKVLNELRPELDEKIYENALVIELRGLGFQIEQQKRFPVRYRGQLVGTLIPDLIVDGKVIVDPKVISAFADDHLAKMLGYLAITGLELAILLNFKFARLHWKRVVRSLKGAT
- a CDS encoding anion transporter, yielding MNKEILAILIFGFTYVLISGRRLKILPLNRPAAALLGSVLMVAAGVMTPEQAYRAVDYDTLVLLLGMMLISAYLFLAGFFDWAADWILRKAETPQSLLLYLILASGILSALLVNDTICLMLTPLVVAVMVRGKLPLAPYLLALSMSANLGSVATLVGNPQNMIIGHLSRIPFVRFSLALVPVAIVGLVIQYAVLRIGFRSVLDGAVIHRPQEGARPVNRGLLALAFAVLALVFAGFVAGLNLAWTALAGGALIMVLARRDTHEVLKLVDWHLLVFFAALFVVVEALNGTGLPEQIYERVRGIFGVSSTAQAWNLAWFSALGSNIFSNVPFVLVAGKWINNFAQPELMWKVLALATTYAGNLTILGSVANIIVVESARGQVEIGFWDYAKFGIPVTILTTVVGMALLLALS
- a CDS encoding cupin domain-containing protein, with the protein product MPDPSKFTWRFVSFDETEREEVPGRIHHWYCKPGMVKHTDLLFVRAHLHPGQAHKFHFHPKMEEILYVLSGTAEQWVEKEKRIMRPGDSLYLPAGVIHGTYNTGGTLLDFLAVLSPASSGEPITVEVGDQEPWKSLRA
- a CDS encoding YjgP/YjgQ family permease: MKTLHLYLTRQVVSTLLMTVAVFTFVLLLGSVLKEILALLVNRQATPGLVLQAVALLIPFVLAFALPMGMLTATLLVFGRFSADQELTAVRAGGVSLVSLITPILLLSAGMSVICGLMNLEIAPQCRVAYKNLLFRAGVEQSSMHLPEDRFVDDIPGCIIYVRKREGNDLRDVRFYRIEGDQIVTRVSAERGKIIVDQAAAKMRLLLENTIVEQRISREKQPKDSLPLEDETVTDANGVAHRRLLKPLWRTSPFPESKSAQHEWKSLLQDSFEPEPLDLKRDAQTQRKPKLSELSFSQLRSEVHKLETQGVDTTPAIVQLHRQIAFSFASLGFALIGIPLGIRAHRRETSVGVALALILVLIYYSFFVLGQAWQARPEFAPHLILWLPNFLFQAVGAVLLWRANRVG
- a CDS encoding aminotransferase class V-fold PLP-dependent enzyme — protein: MTPRELPSPLIKPACDPALWPLDPNLIFLNHGSFGSCPRAVLEFQREIQNRLERQPVQFFVRDLEGLLDQARSRLAEFLGADPADLVFVSNATSGVNTVLRSLQFEPGDELLVTNHEYNACRNALNFAAERSGARVIVATVPFPVQRPEQVVESILGRVTPRTRLALLDHVSSQTGLVFPIEQLVTKLAERGIETLIDGAHAPGMIPLNLRSIGAACYTGNCHKWLCAPKGAGFLWVRRGLQKVIRPLSISHGANSSRTDRSRFLIEFGWTGTWDPSPFLSVPEAVRCVGDLLPGGWPEVMKRNRELVLDARRILCRALNIESPCPDEMVGSLASFPIPDAAGAQPPRSPLYSDSDQDKLRLEHAIEVPIIPWPAPPKRLLRVSAQLYNSLPQYQRLAEALARIFPAASSPQKHAGDPLMR